The genomic segment AGTGCATCAGTCAATGCCAAACCCTATATTCACTCTGTCTATATTTATTTCAAAGATGTTGATGATTTCTTTATTGCCTCTAATTCATCCAGTTCTTTAGCAGTATCCATGAAAGACTATTATGATTTAGATTGGCTTGAATCCTATAGAAAACAGTATAATGCTACAGATATGTGGGTTGAGAAAAGGAATATTAAGCTTTTTCCTTCTGATCCTGGAATGGAAGTGTTCAGCCTATATCGCCCCCTAATAGATGATGAAGGTATAATTGTATTTAATCTAGATCCTGTTTATGTTGAAAATCAATTAAAACAATTAGCTACATCAAACCAACAATCCTTACTTGTTTTTGATGCAGATGGACAAATCATCTTTGATAATGGCTTCGATTTTACTTATGCAGAAGTTGGAGAACTACTTGATTATGATACAGATTTTTTCTCAGCAAAATTGCACAACACACGTTACGTTGTACATAAGATAGATTCTAATAATTATGGCTGGCGTTACGTGTCTCTAACTCCTTTTATGGATGTTTATAAAGGACCGATCCACATCATTATCATAGCAATTATTGCTGCAACAATTGCTATTGCTTTTAGTATTTATATAACTTTGAAGCAAACTAAGGAAAATTATAAATTAATCAATAATATGCTGACTATTATAGAAGCTGCTGAAAACGAAGCTCCCTTACCACCACTTACTCCAAAAAATAAGAATGTCTACTCTTACATAAGTGAAAACATTCTTAAGACATTTATTGAACAGAAATATCTTATGACTCAGTTATCAGAGAAACAGTACAAGTTTAAAACCATGGAACTTCTAGCTCTCCAATCACAAATTAATCCACATTTTCTATACAATACTTTGGAAAATATTTATTGGAAAGTAATCCATGCAACCAATGGACCTAGTGATACTTCTACCATGTTAGAGAATCTTTCAGATATTTTAAGATACTCCCTTTCTTCACCAGAAGAGAGAGTTACATTGAAGCAAGAGCTACATCATACAGAATGCTATATACATTTACTACAAATTCGTTATGAAGATAAGTTCACTTATGATCTTCAAATAGAAGAAAATATCTTAAACCATAAGGTCATTAAATTATTTTTACAACCCTTTATTGAAAACGCTATTTATCATGGTATAAAGAATAAAGACCACCAATGTCATTTGAGACTTCGAGCTTTTCAACGAAAAGATCACTTCCATATCCATATTATTGATACAGGTATAGGTTTATCGAAGGATATCCTTATGGATTTAATCTCATCACTTCATGAAACCAGACAAAGTTTCCAGCACATTGGTGTTTTCAATACCTATCAACGTCTTAAATTAGTCTATGGAGAAACCTTTAATCTTAGAATCTTAAGTAAAGAAGGACGTGGTACATGTATTACTTTAAAAATACCAATCCCTCATATAGGCAATAATCAACTTCATATTAACTAAAACAATTAACGAGCCCCTAAGGGGCTCGTCATTACTTTTTCACCCACCATGTTTCAGCTGGAATGG from the Vallitalea okinawensis genome contains:
- a CDS encoding cache domain-containing sensor histidine kinase, with product MTIKVKSIRRQLFIKRLLTTLIPQLVTLALFLFFTINIMQTYIESSIYKNSHNILTQTQENMELILDEINTIQLIYDYDPTISSEMKAALNNQLISLTELYLLDVANRFLSASVNAKPYIHSVYIYFKDVDDFFIASNSSSSLAVSMKDYYDLDWLESYRKQYNATDMWVEKRNIKLFPSDPGMEVFSLYRPLIDDEGIIVFNLDPVYVENQLKQLATSNQQSLLVFDADGQIIFDNGFDFTYAEVGELLDYDTDFFSAKLHNTRYVVHKIDSNNYGWRYVSLTPFMDVYKGPIHIIIIAIIAATIAIAFSIYITLKQTKENYKLINNMLTIIEAAENEAPLPPLTPKNKNVYSYISENILKTFIEQKYLMTQLSEKQYKFKTMELLALQSQINPHFLYNTLENIYWKVIHATNGPSDTSTMLENLSDILRYSLSSPEERVTLKQELHHTECYIHLLQIRYEDKFTYDLQIEENILNHKVIKLFLQPFIENAIYHGIKNKDHQCHLRLRAFQRKDHFHIHIIDTGIGLSKDILMDLISSLHETRQSFQHIGVFNTYQRLKLVYGETFNLRILSKEGRGTCITLKIPIPHIGNNQLHIN